From a single Candidatus Defluviilinea gracilis genomic region:
- the odhB gene encoding 2-oxoglutarate dehydrogenase complex dihydrolipoyllysine-residue succinyltransferase, with amino-acid sequence MSIEIIVPEMGESVIEATVRAWLKKEGDFVEAGEALVELETDKVNLEVGAKASGVLAKIQVAEGQDVKVGDVLGSINADAKQPASKPDPQPASPKPEPLPTPQEKPQTVQPQVTPVASRVAREQNVDVSKVRGTGPDGRVTKSDVQQYAQKQSSAGSEAAKQLSKPSQAAGVESAERREERERMSRRRRTIAQRLLEASQSTAMLTTFNEINMSAVMDLRRRRNEAFQARHGIKLGFTSFFTKASISALKSFPRLNAEIQGDEIVLKNYYDIGIAVGAEEGLVVPVLRDADRLTFAEIEKQVKVFSGKANDGSLSVEDLRGGTFTITNGGVFGSMLSTPILNLPQVGILGLHKIEERPIAENGQVVIRPMMYVALSYDHRIVDGREAVQFLVQVKELLEDPAWMLVEG; translated from the coding sequence ATGTCCATCGAAATCATCGTCCCCGAAATGGGAGAATCGGTCATCGAAGCCACCGTCCGCGCGTGGCTGAAAAAAGAGGGCGACTTTGTCGAAGCGGGCGAAGCGCTCGTCGAGTTGGAAACGGACAAGGTCAATCTCGAAGTCGGCGCGAAAGCCTCGGGCGTGTTGGCGAAGATTCAAGTTGCTGAAGGGCAGGATGTGAAAGTGGGCGACGTGCTTGGCTCGATCAATGCGGATGCAAAACAACCCGCTTCAAAACCCGACCCTCAGCCCGCCTCGCCAAAACCTGAGCCTTTACCCACGCCTCAAGAAAAACCGCAAACCGTCCAGCCGCAGGTGACTCCTGTCGCATCAAGAGTTGCGCGCGAACAAAACGTGGATGTATCGAAAGTGCGCGGCACGGGTCCCGATGGGCGCGTCACAAAATCGGATGTTCAACAATATGCGCAGAAGCAATCGTCGGCGGGGAGCGAGGCGGCGAAACAGCTGTCCAAGCCGAGTCAAGCCGCGGGCGTCGAATCCGCTGAACGGCGGGAAGAGCGTGAGCGCATGTCCCGCAGACGGCGCACGATCGCGCAGCGTCTGCTTGAAGCGAGTCAATCCACTGCCATGCTGACGACGTTCAACGAGATCAACATGAGCGCGGTGATGGACTTGCGCCGCCGACGCAACGAGGCGTTTCAGGCGCGGCATGGAATCAAATTGGGATTCACATCGTTCTTCACGAAGGCGAGCATCAGCGCGTTGAAATCGTTCCCGCGCTTGAACGCGGAAATTCAGGGCGACGAGATCGTGCTGAAAAATTATTACGACATCGGCATCGCGGTCGGCGCGGAGGAAGGTTTGGTCGTGCCAGTGTTGCGCGACGCGGACCGTCTCACGTTTGCCGAGATCGAAAAACAGGTGAAAGTTTTTTCGGGGAAGGCGAACGACGGCTCGCTGTCGGTTGAAGATTTGCGCGGCGGGACGTTCACGATCACGAACGGCGGCGTGTTCGGTTCGATGCTCAGCACGCCGATCTTGAATCTGCCGCAAGTTGGAATCCTGGGCTTGCACAAGATCGAGGAACGCCCCATCGCCGAAAATGGACAGGTCGTGATCCGCCCGATGATGTACGTGGCGCTCAGTTACGATCACCGCATCGTGGATGGACGCGAAGCCGTGCAGTTTTTGGTGCAGGTGAAAGAGTTGCTCGAGGATCCAGCGTGGATGTTGGTGGAGGGGTGA
- a CDS encoding DUF2270 domain-containing protein, which produces MPIKSTKAKKNPKVEGSEEPVWTYRGYQLKSSEFVTAMVHFFRAEIQRANVWRQRLDTTTNWAVVATGATLSIAFSQASVHHAIILLNTLLVLWFLFIEARRYRYYELWSYRVRLMETDFYAAMLVPPFHPSPEWAESLAENLLSPKFPISIWEAFGRRLRRNYFWILLILYASWAAKIWLFPEPANSFAEFVNRSAIGPVPGQIMILFGVVFYLTLTVIALATITMTRATGEILPRFGDDATVHGLSAAEEKPKGLRAFLAPRNRRRQLLALVITSQAEAVSKRILADLRRGVTAMQGKGMYTGSERSILVCALTVTEVHNLKAAVAKEDPRAFVIVSPAQEILGRGFNPLEEK; this is translated from the coding sequence ATGCCAATCAAATCTACGAAAGCAAAAAAGAATCCAAAAGTGGAAGGGTCCGAAGAGCCCGTCTGGACGTATCGCGGCTATCAACTCAAATCCAGCGAATTTGTGACGGCGATGGTGCATTTCTTTCGCGCCGAAATTCAACGCGCCAATGTCTGGCGTCAACGGCTGGATACGACCACAAACTGGGCGGTGGTTGCCACAGGCGCCACGTTGTCCATCGCGTTCAGCCAGGCATCCGTGCATCACGCCATCATCCTCCTGAACACATTGTTGGTGTTGTGGTTCCTGTTCATCGAGGCGCGGCGCTATCGTTATTATGAACTATGGAGTTACCGCGTGCGCTTGATGGAAACGGATTTTTACGCGGCGATGCTCGTGCCGCCGTTCCATCCCTCCCCCGAATGGGCAGAGAGCCTGGCGGAGAATCTGCTTTCTCCCAAGTTCCCCATTTCGATCTGGGAGGCGTTTGGCCGCCGTCTGCGTCGGAATTATTTTTGGATCTTGCTCATCCTGTACGCGTCATGGGCGGCGAAGATCTGGTTGTTTCCAGAGCCTGCGAATTCGTTCGCCGAATTCGTCAATCGCAGCGCCATCGGACCTGTGCCGGGACAGATCATGATCTTGTTTGGCGTTGTTTTTTATTTAACGCTCACGGTCATTGCCCTGGCAACCATCACAATGACGCGCGCCACAGGCGAGATCCTCCCGCGTTTTGGGGATGATGCTACAGTCCATGGCTTATCTGCCGCCGAGGAAAAGCCCAAGGGTCTACGCGCGTTTCTCGCGCCGCGTAACCGCCGCAGGCAATTGCTCGCGCTCGTGATCACCAGCCAGGCAGAGGCTGTTTCGAAACGCATCCTCGCCGATCTGAGGCGCGGCGTGACCGCGATGCAAGGCAAGGGTATGTATACGGGAAGCGAGCGTTCGATCCTCGTGTGCGCGCTCACGGTCACCGAAGTCCATAACTTGAAAGCGGCTGTCGCCAAAGAAGACCCGCGCGCATTCGTCATCGTTTCTCCCGCGCAGGAAATTTTGGGGCGCGGCTTCAATCCGTTGGAGGAGAAATAA
- a CDS encoding molybdopterin-dependent oxidoreductase, whose protein sequence is MTLTPPQTSAGTALPHFADSDRKPVKLTEVVHPDGRISQYPPPEVWDDWTEWDGKEWPKRVARNYTLVPTVCFNCESACGLLAYVDKDTYEIRKFEGNPVHPGSRGRNCAKGPATHNQVYDPERILYPLKRVGKRGEGKWERISWEQALTEIAEKMRESKLRRPNGIVYHVGRPGEDGYTNRVVQTWGMDGHNSHTNICSSSSRAGYNFWIGQDRPSPDFANARVILLISSHLETGHYFNPHAQRIIEAKTDGAKLITFDPRLSNTASMSDVWLPTYPGSENTILLAIANHLIQNDLYNKDFMRKWVNWKETLKAVAEGKLSVNSDQLSAEIRSALASTDLTPETWNLKLFPLFDRLLKSLYSEYTFERAAQESEVPIERIQETARLVANCEGKLATHVWRSASVGNLGGWQVARCLFFLNVLTGSVGNKGGTSMTNWNKFVPKPFKGAPAPETWNELHYPIEYPLAHYEMSILLPHMLEEGRGDIDVYFTRVYNPLWVNPDGFMWLKALKREDSKIKCYVALTPTWNETAWFADYVLPTGHGPERHDLMSQETHNSQWIAFRQPVRRVAMERASINVDFTYQANPGEVWEENEWWIQLSARMDPDGSLGIRQWFESPYRKGEIITVDEYYQWIFENSVPGLPEAAAREGLTPLAYMRKYGVFEVKKENYSPFDKTLQTQPQAGFASDEHDRALDSSGAIVGVMVDGQPKAGFDTPSKKLEFFSDTLANWGWSEKENVIPWAVKSHVHPDTIDREKGEMILLPNFRLPTLIHTRSANAKWLYEISHKNPIWMNPEDARRLGLETGDLAKVETEIGHFVDSVWVTEGIKPGIIAISHHLGRWRLNEDSGVNKGSSNLVELHDDGKGGFLMRVIHGATAWTSSDPDTSRIWWSNVGVNQNLAHAVHPDPISGVHCWLQKVFNVRKAEAGEKAGDLFVDTNKSMEKYREWLAMTRPANQVSPDGNRRPYWLTRPLKPTKEAYKLKK, encoded by the coding sequence ATGACCCTCACCCCTCCTCAAACCTCCGCAGGCACCGCCCTCCCTCACTTCGCGGACTCTGACCGCAAGCCCGTCAAACTGACCGAGGTCGTCCACCCCGATGGGCGCATCAGCCAGTATCCGCCTCCCGAAGTATGGGATGATTGGACAGAGTGGGATGGAAAAGAGTGGCCCAAGCGCGTAGCGAGAAATTACACTCTCGTGCCCACCGTCTGCTTCAACTGTGAATCCGCCTGTGGACTTCTCGCTTACGTGGACAAGGACACCTACGAGATTCGCAAGTTCGAAGGCAACCCCGTCCATCCTGGCTCGCGCGGACGTAACTGCGCCAAGGGACCCGCCACCCACAATCAAGTCTATGACCCCGAACGGATTTTGTATCCGCTGAAACGAGTCGGCAAGCGCGGCGAAGGGAAATGGGAACGCATCAGTTGGGAACAGGCTCTCACAGAGATCGCGGAGAAAATGCGCGAGAGCAAACTCCGCCGCCCGAATGGAATTGTCTATCACGTCGGTCGTCCAGGTGAAGACGGATACACCAACCGCGTCGTGCAGACCTGGGGCATGGATGGTCACAACAGTCACACCAACATCTGCTCGTCGTCGTCACGCGCGGGCTACAACTTTTGGATCGGACAGGACAGACCGAGTCCCGACTTTGCAAATGCCAGAGTCATTCTGCTCATTTCGAGTCATCTCGAAACGGGACATTACTTCAACCCGCACGCGCAGCGCATCATCGAAGCGAAAACCGACGGCGCGAAACTCATCACCTTCGATCCGCGTCTCTCGAACACCGCTTCCATGAGCGATGTCTGGCTCCCGACATATCCTGGCAGTGAAAATACAATTCTCCTCGCCATTGCGAATCACTTAATCCAAAATGATCTCTACAACAAAGACTTCATGCGGAAATGGGTTAACTGGAAGGAAACACTGAAAGCAGTCGCCGAGGGAAAGTTGTCAGTAAACAGCGACCAGCTATCGGCGGAGATTCGAAGCGCACTCGCTTCCACCGACCTGACACCTGAAACCTGGAACCTGAAACTTTTCCCGCTCTTCGACCGCCTCCTTAAATCCCTCTACTCCGAATACACCTTCGAACGCGCCGCGCAAGAATCCGAAGTCCCCATCGAACGCATTCAGGAGACCGCGCGACTCGTCGCCAACTGCGAAGGGAAACTTGCCACGCACGTTTGGCGTTCCGCCAGCGTTGGCAATCTCGGCGGATGGCAGGTTGCGCGTTGTCTCTTTTTCCTCAATGTCTTAACTGGAAGCGTTGGCAACAAGGGCGGCACATCCATGACCAACTGGAATAAATTTGTGCCGAAGCCGTTCAAGGGCGCGCCCGCTCCTGAAACGTGGAACGAACTGCATTATCCAATCGAATATCCGCTCGCGCATTACGAGATGTCCATTCTTTTGCCGCACATGCTCGAAGAAGGTCGCGGCGACATTGACGTGTATTTCACGCGCGTCTACAACCCGCTGTGGGTCAACCCCGACGGCTTCATGTGGCTCAAGGCGCTCAAGCGCGAAGACTCAAAAATAAAATGTTATGTCGCGCTCACGCCCACGTGGAATGAAACCGCATGGTTTGCGGATTATGTTTTGCCCACAGGTCACGGACCCGAACGCCACGACCTGATGAGTCAGGAAACACACAACAGTCAATGGATCGCATTCCGCCAGCCTGTGCGGCGCGTGGCGATGGAACGCGCGAGCATCAACGTTGATTTCACCTATCAAGCCAACCCTGGTGAAGTGTGGGAAGAGAACGAGTGGTGGATTCAACTTTCCGCGCGCATGGACCCCGACGGGTCGCTCGGCATTCGTCAGTGGTTCGAGTCGCCGTATCGCAAGGGCGAGATCATCACTGTGGACGAATACTATCAATGGATATTTGAAAACTCCGTGCCTGGACTCCCCGAAGCCGCCGCGCGCGAGGGCTTGACTCCGCTCGCGTATATGCGGAAGTATGGAGTCTTTGAAGTGAAGAAAGAGAATTATTCTCCCTTCGACAAAACGCTTCAGACTCAGCCTCAGGCTGGATTCGCCTCCGATGAGCATGATCGCGCCTTAGACTCTTCTGGCGCAATCGTCGGCGTGATGGTGGACGGACAACCGAAGGCTGGCTTCGACACTCCATCGAAAAAACTCGAATTCTTCAGCGACACGCTCGCCAATTGGGGCTGGAGCGAAAAAGAAAACGTGATTCCCTGGGCAGTGAAGAGTCATGTTCATCCCGATACCATTGACCGCGAAAAAGGCGAGATGATCCTTCTGCCCAACTTCCGTTTGCCGACACTGATCCACACGCGCAGCGCAAACGCGAAGTGGCTGTATGAAATCTCGCACAAGAATCCCATCTGGATGAATCCCGAAGACGCGCGCCGCCTCGGGCTTGAAACAGGCGACCTCGCCAAAGTGGAGACGGAGATCGGTCACTTCGTGGATTCTGTTTGGGTCACCGAAGGAATCAAGCCTGGCATCATTGCCATTAGTCACCACTTGGGACGCTGGCGTTTGAACGAAGACTCAGGCGTGAACAAAGGCTCATCGAATCTCGTTGAACTGCACGACGATGGCAAAGGCGGATTCCTCATGCGCGTCATCCACGGCGCAACGGCGTGGACTTCGTCCGACCCCGACACGAGTCGCATCTGGTGGAGCAACGTCGGCGTGAATCAGAACCTCGCTCACGCCGTTCACCCTGACCCAATCAGCGGAGTCCATTGCTGGCTGCAAAAAGTATTCAACGTCCGCAAAGCCGAAGCGGGTGAAAAAGCGGGCGATCTCTTCGTGGACACGAATAAGTCCATGGAAAAATATCGCGAATGGCTGGCAATGACCCGCCCCGCGAATCAAGTCAGCCCCGATGGAAATCGCAGACCGTATTGGTTAACGCGTCCGCTCAAACCGACGAAAGAGGCGTATAAGTTGAAGAAGTAA
- a CDS encoding DUF3800 domain-containing protein translates to MITLTFAGDEAGDVSLSFNKGASRYFVPAFISTQFPDDLRQTLSNLRQTLDLRETHEFKFHKMASAEVRNQVFSALAHAKFDAWALIVDKTRLPKIFETTESIEIYTHFITELLDIIPAELQKGATLILDEFGSTPDLRTELRRAMLKRHMPRLFKRVIVRSSHRESLIQVADLVAGAVMRRDSQNDSEAFDMISRKIKRLELYRPY, encoded by the coding sequence GTGATCACTCTTACTTTTGCTGGAGACGAAGCAGGCGACGTAAGTCTGAGTTTCAATAAAGGCGCATCGCGGTATTTCGTGCCTGCTTTTATCTCCACCCAATTCCCCGACGATTTAAGGCAAACTTTGTCTAACCTGCGCCAAACGCTGGATTTACGTGAAACACACGAATTCAAATTTCATAAAATGGCATCGGCTGAAGTCCGCAATCAGGTGTTTTCAGCGCTTGCACACGCCAAGTTTGACGCATGGGCTTTGATCGTGGATAAGACTCGCCTGCCGAAAATTTTCGAGACGACGGAAAGCATTGAAATTTATACACATTTCATCACGGAATTGCTTGACATCATCCCTGCCGAATTGCAAAAGGGCGCCACCCTAATTCTCGATGAGTTCGGCTCGACCCCCGACCTGCGCACCGAGTTGCGCCGCGCCATGCTCAAACGTCACATGCCGCGACTCTTCAAACGGGTAATTGTCCGCAGTTCGCATCGCGAATCTCTGATTCAAGTCGCTGACCTTGTGGCAGGCGCGGTCATGCGCAGGGATTCGCAAAACGACTCGGAGGCATTTGACATGATTTCAAGGAAGATCAAACGACTGGAGTTATACCGCCCTTATTAA
- the nrfD gene encoding polysulfide reductase NrfD, whose translation MTQNYGFLIDQSKCIGCHACSTACKSENQVPLGVNRTWVKYVETGAYPDVRRRFQVTRCNHCANPPCVRICPVTAMYQRDDGIVEFDPSICIGCKSCMQACPYDSIYLDPETNTAAKCHFCAHRLDVGLEPACVVVCPEHAILAGDLNDPASEISRRLSTAQATVRKPEQGTAPKLFYINGNDWSLHPSAAQTHNSFMWADKVTEQNVSAFALPVLQPSSSSSSALENADYAGGGRKRRSLTSHSGTPIRTPQPQGQPLNGPIQIGGRVAEHMVQTAYNAQHKIQWHWELPAYLVTKNIAGGLFMLLSLGAMLNLFRFDSATFLAAGFTAMLFMFITVILLIKDLSQPKRFLNILLRPQWKSWVARGAFILVGFTAIGGLWWLIEGAASMNWISKDLVFALRPVAAWITLPLALFSVIYTAFLLGQAEGRDIWQNNLLPFQLFSQSMMTASGVFLALNLFVNFPADLTALLTVLFPISIAINLLLTFAGKLNSFPTDTAMLASREMTHGKFRNHYWWGGIALGHVMPLVLMIFFASALPVAVLAALIGLFFYEYAFVMAPQYIPNS comes from the coding sequence ATGACTCAAAACTACGGCTTCCTCATCGACCAAAGCAAGTGCATCGGCTGTCATGCGTGTTCCACCGCGTGCAAGTCCGAGAATCAAGTTCCACTCGGCGTGAATCGCACGTGGGTCAAGTATGTGGAGACAGGCGCGTACCCTGACGTGCGCCGCCGCTTTCAGGTGACGCGTTGTAATCATTGCGCCAACCCGCCGTGCGTGCGCATCTGTCCAGTCACGGCGATGTATCAACGCGATGACGGCATCGTCGAATTCGATCCGAGCATTTGCATTGGATGTAAATCCTGTATGCAAGCCTGCCCGTATGATTCGATCTATCTCGATCCCGAAACGAACACTGCCGCGAAATGTCATTTCTGCGCGCATCGTTTGGATGTGGGACTCGAACCCGCCTGCGTCGTCGTCTGCCCCGAACACGCCATCCTCGCTGGAGATTTGAACGACCCCGCTTCAGAAATAAGCCGACGCCTGTCCACTGCGCAAGCGACCGTTCGCAAGCCCGAGCAGGGAACCGCGCCGAAATTGTTTTACATCAACGGCAACGATTGGTCGCTGCATCCCTCCGCCGCGCAAACGCACAATTCATTCATGTGGGCGGATAAGGTCACGGAGCAAAATGTTTCCGCGTTCGCGTTGCCCGTATTACAGCCATCGTCATCGTCATCGTCAGCGTTAGAGAACGCTGACTACGCGGGTGGTGGGCGTAAGCGACGTTCTCTAACGTCGCATTCAGGCACACCCATCCGCACGCCGCAGCCACAGGGACAACCGCTCAACGGTCCGATCCAGATCGGCGGACGCGTCGCGGAGCACATGGTACAAACCGCGTACAACGCACAGCATAAAATCCAATGGCATTGGGAACTGCCCGCGTATCTCGTCACAAAAAACATCGCGGGCGGATTGTTCATGTTGTTGAGTCTTGGCGCGATGTTGAATCTCTTCCGCTTCGACTCAGCAACCTTCCTTGCCGCAGGATTTACCGCGATGCTCTTCATGTTCATCACTGTGATTTTGCTGATCAAAGATTTGTCACAACCCAAACGTTTCTTGAATATCTTGTTGCGCCCGCAATGGAAGTCGTGGGTAGCGAGAGGCGCGTTCATTTTGGTCGGCTTCACCGCCATTGGGGGGCTGTGGTGGCTGATCGAAGGTGCGGCATCCATGAATTGGATTTCAAAAGATTTGGTCTTTGCACTTCGTCCCGTCGCCGCGTGGATAACGCTTCCGCTGGCATTGTTTTCTGTAATTTACACCGCCTTCCTGCTCGGTCAAGCCGAGGGACGCGACATATGGCAGAACAACCTATTGCCGTTTCAACTTTTCTCCCAATCCATGATGACCGCAAGCGGAGTATTCCTTGCGCTGAATCTCTTCGTCAACTTCCCCGCTGATCTAACTGCTTTGCTGACCGTTCTCTTCCCAATAAGCATCGCCATCAATCTCCTCTTGACCTTCGCTGGCAAACTCAATTCCTTTCCGACCGATACCGCCATGCTCGCCTCGCGCGAAATGACGCACGGAAAATTCCGCAATCATTACTGGTGGGGCGGGATCGCGCTGGGACATGTCATGCCGCTTGTGCTGATGATCTTCTTCGCATCCGCGTTGCCTGTTGCCGTTCTCGCCGCGCTGATCGGCTTGTTCTTCTACGAATACGCCTTCGTGATGGCGCCGCAGTATATTCCGAATTCGTAG
- a CDS encoding lipoate--protein ligase family protein, whose product MSKKIRLLYMEGVSPLRSQTVYHAVGYAMKEDTPNTIIMVSPNGPYVSIGYHQDIQKEVDLDYCEKHNLPVYRREVGGGAVFLDNGQLFTQWIFHKEDLPATLEERFKLYIDPLVQTYQALGVNANHRPINDVHVNGKKIGGTGAAQMGIAEVLVGSLMYTFDKKTMSQVLKVPSEKMRDKIFESLEAYMTTMTEQLGSTPDRAMVKDLYMKKVSEALGMEVYEGEWTEEEEAMAKEIDARFVSDEWLYQKGQLKQQGVKIHQDVHIVEAAFKSQGGLIRIIARLREGRIDDVAISGDFTLLPVFALGALEQSLRGVAATPENLKSKIEEAYYRLNIQSPGVTPTDFTTAIMNAVTPPQAT is encoded by the coding sequence ATGTCCAAGAAAATCCGTTTGCTCTACATGGAAGGCGTATCCCCACTGCGTTCGCAGACCGTTTATCACGCGGTCGGATATGCGATGAAAGAAGACACGCCGAACACCATCATCATGGTCTCGCCGAACGGACCGTATGTCTCGATTGGCTATCATCAGGATATACAAAAAGAAGTTGATCTCGATTACTGCGAAAAACACAACCTGCCCGTTTATCGTCGTGAAGTGGGCGGCGGCGCGGTGTTTTTGGATAACGGTCAACTCTTTACGCAATGGATCTTCCACAAGGAAGACCTGCCCGCCACGCTCGAAGAACGCTTCAAACTTTACATTGACCCGCTCGTGCAAACCTATCAGGCGCTGGGCGTCAATGCGAATCATCGCCCGATCAACGATGTGCATGTCAACGGCAAGAAGATCGGCGGCACGGGCGCGGCGCAGATGGGCATTGCGGAAGTTCTTGTCGGCAGTTTGATGTACACCTTCGACAAGAAGACCATGTCGCAGGTGTTGAAAGTCCCGTCCGAGAAAATGCGCGACAAGATTTTTGAATCGCTCGAAGCCTACATGACCACCATGACCGAACAACTCGGCTCGACTCCCGACCGTGCTATGGTCAAGGATTTGTATATGAAGAAAGTCTCCGAAGCGCTGGGCATGGAAGTGTACGAAGGCGAATGGACGGAGGAGGAGGAAGCGATGGCAAAAGAGATCGACGCGCGCTTCGTCTCCGATGAATGGCTGTATCAAAAAGGTCAACTCAAACAGCAGGGCGTGAAGATCCATCAGGATGTGCACATCGTCGAAGCGGCGTTCAAGTCGCAGGGCGGTCTGATCCGCATCATCGCCCGCCTGCGCGAGGGACGCATTGACGACGTCGCCATCTCTGGCGATTTCACGCTGCTGCCCGTCTTCGCATTGGGCGCGCTCGAACAATCGTTGCGCGGTGTCGCCGCCACGCCAGAGAATCTCAAATCCAAGATCGAAGAAGCGTATTACCGCCTCAACATCCAATCCCCTGGCGTCACGCCGACAGATTTCACAACGGCGATCATGAATGCGGTCACACCTCCGCAAGCCACTTAA
- a CDS encoding glycine cleavage system protein H translates to MIFYACDIPEDLTYDIERDVWIRFDGDFATLGMTDVAQTRCGKFAAVSFRSVGKKVEQGKALATIESAKWVGPFPAPFSCEIIETNESGFARDILLANKEPYTTGWLVKVRPMNLEAESSHLVTGEAAAEKYKERIKELKVNCLRCID, encoded by the coding sequence ATGATCTTCTACGCCTGCGACATTCCCGAAGACCTGACCTACGACATCGAACGCGATGTGTGGATTCGATTCGATGGCGACTTTGCGACTCTCGGCATGACCGACGTGGCGCAGACGCGTTGCGGAAAATTTGCGGCAGTTAGTTTTCGGAGCGTCGGAAAAAAGGTGGAGCAGGGCAAGGCATTGGCGACAATTGAATCCGCCAAGTGGGTGGGACCGTTCCCCGCGCCGTTCTCGTGTGAGATCATCGAGACGAACGAAAGCGGTTTTGCGAGAGATATTTTGTTAGCCAACAAAGAGCCGTACACAACGGGCTGGCTCGTCAAGGTGAGACCAATGAATCTCGAAGCGGAATCCAGCCATCTCGTCACGGGTGAAGCGGCGGCAGAGAAATATAAAGAGAGAATCAAGGAATTGAAAGTCAACTGCCTCAGGTGCATTGATTGA
- the gcvH gene encoding glycine cleavage system protein GcvH has translation MATVRGCNIPEDRFYWVEKHCWAMLEADGTVRIGITDVAQNLAKGIVNVTPKETGRTVQKGKSAGTLESGKWVGPVTSPVTGEIVEVNEAVKAKPSLINSDPYGEGWFVKLKPTDWAGESGSLVTGEAAAEAYRKFMEEQNLNFE, from the coding sequence ATGGCAACTGTTCGTGGATGTAACATCCCTGAAGACCGCTTCTATTGGGTGGAGAAACATTGTTGGGCAATGCTCGAAGCGGACGGCACGGTGAGGATCGGCATCACCGACGTGGCGCAGAATCTGGCGAAGGGAATCGTCAACGTCACGCCGAAAGAGACGGGGCGCACCGTGCAGAAAGGCAAAAGCGCGGGGACTTTGGAAAGCGGCAAATGGGTGGGTCCTGTCACGTCGCCTGTGACGGGCGAGATCGTCGAGGTGAACGAAGCGGTCAAGGCGAAGCCGTCGCTGATCAACTCCGACCCGTACGGCGAAGGCTGGTTCGTCAAACTCAAGCCGACGGATTGGGCGGGCGAATCAGGCTCACTTGTCACGGGCGAGGCGGCGGCGGAAGCGTATCGGAAATTTATGGAAGAGCAGAATTTGAATTTCGAGTAA